The Cyanobacteriota bacterium genome contains a region encoding:
- a CDS encoding WD40 repeat domain-containing protein — translation MRRHIKRWKKAHLGLVAVVMAIGTVLSVLISHHAIEPAIAQGEQPCWRSGNLLLFTPKPDVGHSRPVRSVAFSPDGKFLVSGSADKTIKIWELVKVWNQTVRPLVLAPNPEEITSVAFSADNQILVSGSLDGSVRLWDWKARRVISTETIYPSRTGVSVAFSPNGQTLAAAGFNRNTIVFWDMATRTKREWLVSEKFGVGAMAFNPDGETLAVSTMDGFVKLWNWQTGEVKQMVRDDRYRDDKFPTPVNSLSFSPDGQLLAFVPHRLTSSSEHNQICFWNRQGERVGNCLQGHTDDIPSMAFSPDGKYLISGSWDDSVIVWNVISRTLVYRSPQNSKRILSVAFSPDGQSFARGSGDYTWKILKCKQ, via the coding sequence ATGCGAAGACATATAAAACGCTGGAAGAAAGCTCATTTGGGTTTGGTGGCAGTAGTGATGGCGATCGGTACAGTATTAAGCGTTTTAATTTCTCATCATGCGATCGAGCCAGCCATTGCTCAAGGTGAGCAACCCTGCTGGCGATCTGGTAACCTGCTGCTTTTCACACCAAAACCGGATGTTGGACACTCACGACCAGTACGTTCCGTTGCCTTCAGCCCTGATGGTAAATTTCTGGTCAGTGGCAGTGCTGATAAGACCATTAAGATCTGGGAATTGGTAAAAGTCTGGAACCAAACTGTTCGACCTTTAGTTCTGGCTCCCAACCCTGAAGAAATCACTTCAGTAGCCTTTAGTGCAGACAATCAGATCCTAGTAAGCGGAAGTCTCGATGGAAGTGTGCGCCTGTGGGACTGGAAAGCCCGTCGAGTGATTAGTACTGAAACGATATATCCTTCTCGGACTGGGGTGTCTGTTGCCTTTAGTCCTAATGGGCAGACGCTAGCAGCTGCTGGTTTTAACCGTAATACTATTGTTTTCTGGGACATGGCTACCCGTACCAAGCGTGAGTGGCTAGTTTCTGAGAAATTTGGTGTGGGGGCAATGGCTTTTAATCCCGATGGAGAAACGTTAGCCGTTAGCACGATGGATGGCTTTGTCAAGCTTTGGAATTGGCAGACGGGAGAAGTCAAGCAAATGGTTAGAGATGATCGATATCGAGATGATAAATTTCCAACACCCGTGAACAGTCTCAGCTTCAGTCCTGATGGTCAATTGCTTGCCTTTGTACCCCATCGACTCACTAGTAGCAGTGAACACAACCAAATTTGCTTTTGGAACCGTCAAGGGGAAAGAGTTGGCAACTGCCTACAGGGACATACGGACGACATCCCATCCATGGCTTTTTCTCCCGATGGAAAATACTTAATTAGTGGGAGTTGGGATGATTCCGTGATCGTTTGGAACGTTATAAGTCGAACGTTGGTTTATCGTTCTCCGCAAAACTCAAAGCGTATATTGTCCGTTGCCTTTAGCCCAGACGGACAATCGTTTGCTAGGGGCAGTGGAGATTACACTTGGAAAATCTTGAAGTGTAAGCAATAG